One stretch of Gadus chalcogrammus isolate NIFS_2021 chromosome 14, NIFS_Gcha_1.0, whole genome shotgun sequence DNA includes these proteins:
- the LOC130403675 gene encoding src substrate cortactin-like isoform X1, which yields MWKAAAGQSVSAAVEDGGDDWETDPDFENDVTEKEQRWGAKTVEGSGHQEHINIHQLRANVSTEHTSMKQKEQDDMPKASHGYGGKFGVQQDRMDKSAVGHDYQSKLSTHCSQTDTSKGFGGKFGVQADRVDQSAVGFEYAGKTEKHASQKDYSAGFGGRYGVQADRVDQSALGFDYQSKTEKHESQKDYAKGFGGKYGVEADKVDKSAMGFEYQGKTEKHESQKDYTKGFGGKFGVQTDRQDKSALGWDHQEKLQLHESQKDYSKGFGGKFGVQQDRMDKSAGTFEDIDRPSSAYQKTKATEAAGSGTGNIKARFENIAKQNEEEDRRRAYEERGRRQAKEKLELEVGRRKQELEEEEACRKQEQEEACRKQEQEEEACRKQEQEEAARVPEPAPVRVPSPAPPAQPAYQNAVVKEELEAPPTTSGGQPEEDLYQNVEAEPGDVAPGDGGEDQGVTAVALYDYQAAGEDEISFDPDDIITNIEMIDEGWWRGVCGGAYGLFPANYVEVRP from the exons ATGTGGAAGGCCGCCGCGGGACAGTCTGTCAGCGCTGCTGTGGAGGACGGAGGTGACGACTGGGAGACAGACCCTGACTTTGAG AACGACGTGACGGAGAAGGAGCAGCGATGGGGAGCGAAGACGGTGGAGGGCTCGGGACACCAGGAGCACATCAA CATCCACCAGCTGCGAGCCAACGTGTCCACAGAACACACGTCCATGAAGCAGAAGGAGCAGGACGACATGCCCAAAGCCTCTCATGGATACGGGGGCAAGTTCGGGGTTCAGCAGGACCGCATGGACAAG tCTGCCGTTGGCCATGACTACCAGAGCAAGCTGTCCACGCACTGCTCCCAGACCGACACCTCCAAGGGCTTTGGGGGCAAGTTCGGAGTGCAGGCCGACCGTGTGGACCAG TCAGCTGTCGGGTTTGAGTACGCCGGAAAGACGGAGAAGCACGCATCTCAGAAAG ACTACTCAGCGGGGTTCGGGGGTCGCTACGGGGTGCAGGCAGACCGCGTGGACCAGAGCGCTCTTGGCTTCGACTACCAGAGCAAGACGGAGAAACACGAGTCCCAGAAAg ATTACGCCAAAGGCTTCGGTGGCAAGTACGGAGTAGAGGCCGACAAGGTGGACAAGAGTGCCATGGGCTTTGAGTACCAGGGCAAGACTGAGAAACACGAGTCACAGAAAG ATTACACCAAGGGCTTCGGGGGCAAGTTCGGCGTGCAGACGGACCGCCAGGACAAGTCAGCGTTGGGCTGGGACCACCAGGAGAAGCTGCAGCTCCACGAGTCCCAGAAAG ATTATTCCAAAGGATTCGGAGGGAAGTTTGGTGTCCAGCAGGACAGAATGGataag AGTGCAGGAACCTTTGAGGACATCGACCGGCCGAGCTCTGCCTATCAGAAGACCAAGGCCACGGAGGCTG cgggcaGCGGCACGGGCAACATCAAAGCTCGCTTCGAGAACATCGCCAAGCAGAACGAGGAAGAGGACCGGAGGAGGGCGTACGAGGAGCGCGGACGGCGCCAGGCCAAGGAGaagctggagctggaggtgggCCGCAGGaagcaggagctggaggaggaggaggcctgcaggaagcaggagcaggaggaggcctgcaggaagcaggagcaggaggaggaggcctgcaggaagcaggagcaggaggaggcggccCGTGTCCCGGAGCCCGCCCCCGTGCGCGTccctagccccgcccctccgGCCCAGCCCGCGTATCAG AACGctgtggtgaaggaggagctggaggctcCGCCCACCACGTCCGGCGGCCAACCAGAGGAGGACCTGTACCAGAACGTGGAGGCGGAGCCTGGAG acgTTGCCCCGGGCGATGGCGGTGAGGACCAAGGGGTGACGGCCGTGGCGCTCTACGACTACCAAGCAG CCGGTGAGGACGAGATCTCCTTCGACCCCGACGACATCATCACCAACATCGAGATGATCGACGAGGGCTGGTGGCGcggcgtgtgtgggggggcctACGGCCTCTTCCCCGCCAACTACGTGGAGGTCCGCCCCTga
- the LOC130403675 gene encoding src substrate cortactin-like isoform X2 — MWKAAAGQSVSAAVEDGGDDWETDPDFENDVTEKEQRWGAKTVEGSGHQEHINIHQLRANVSTEHTSMKQKEQDDMPKASHGYGGKFGVQQDRMDKSAVGHDYQSKLSTHCSQTDTSKGFGGKFGVQADRVDQSAVGFEYAGKTEKHASQKDYSAGFGGRYGVQADRVDQSALGFDYQSKTEKHESQKDYAKGFGGKYGVEADKVDKSAMGFEYQGKTEKHESQKDYSKGFGGKFGVQQDRMDKSAGTFEDIDRPSSAYQKTKATEAAGSGTGNIKARFENIAKQNEEEDRRRAYEERGRRQAKEKLELEVGRRKQELEEEEACRKQEQEEACRKQEQEEEACRKQEQEEAARVPEPAPVRVPSPAPPAQPAYQNAVVKEELEAPPTTSGGQPEEDLYQNVEAEPGDVAPGDGGEDQGVTAVALYDYQAAGEDEISFDPDDIITNIEMIDEGWWRGVCGGAYGLFPANYVEVRP; from the exons ATGTGGAAGGCCGCCGCGGGACAGTCTGTCAGCGCTGCTGTGGAGGACGGAGGTGACGACTGGGAGACAGACCCTGACTTTGAG AACGACGTGACGGAGAAGGAGCAGCGATGGGGAGCGAAGACGGTGGAGGGCTCGGGACACCAGGAGCACATCAA CATCCACCAGCTGCGAGCCAACGTGTCCACAGAACACACGTCCATGAAGCAGAAGGAGCAGGACGACATGCCCAAAGCCTCTCATGGATACGGGGGCAAGTTCGGGGTTCAGCAGGACCGCATGGACAAG tCTGCCGTTGGCCATGACTACCAGAGCAAGCTGTCCACGCACTGCTCCCAGACCGACACCTCCAAGGGCTTTGGGGGCAAGTTCGGAGTGCAGGCCGACCGTGTGGACCAG TCAGCTGTCGGGTTTGAGTACGCCGGAAAGACGGAGAAGCACGCATCTCAGAAAG ACTACTCAGCGGGGTTCGGGGGTCGCTACGGGGTGCAGGCAGACCGCGTGGACCAGAGCGCTCTTGGCTTCGACTACCAGAGCAAGACGGAGAAACACGAGTCCCAGAAAg ATTACGCCAAAGGCTTCGGTGGCAAGTACGGAGTAGAGGCCGACAAGGTGGACAAGAGTGCCATGGGCTTTGAGTACCAGGGCAAGACTGAGAAACACGAGTCACAGAAAG ATTATTCCAAAGGATTCGGAGGGAAGTTTGGTGTCCAGCAGGACAGAATGGataag AGTGCAGGAACCTTTGAGGACATCGACCGGCCGAGCTCTGCCTATCAGAAGACCAAGGCCACGGAGGCTG cgggcaGCGGCACGGGCAACATCAAAGCTCGCTTCGAGAACATCGCCAAGCAGAACGAGGAAGAGGACCGGAGGAGGGCGTACGAGGAGCGCGGACGGCGCCAGGCCAAGGAGaagctggagctggaggtgggCCGCAGGaagcaggagctggaggaggaggaggcctgcaggaagcaggagcaggaggaggcctgcaggaagcaggagcaggaggaggaggcctgcaggaagcaggagcaggaggaggcggccCGTGTCCCGGAGCCCGCCCCCGTGCGCGTccctagccccgcccctccgGCCCAGCCCGCGTATCAG AACGctgtggtgaaggaggagctggaggctcCGCCCACCACGTCCGGCGGCCAACCAGAGGAGGACCTGTACCAGAACGTGGAGGCGGAGCCTGGAG acgTTGCCCCGGGCGATGGCGGTGAGGACCAAGGGGTGACGGCCGTGGCGCTCTACGACTACCAAGCAG CCGGTGAGGACGAGATCTCCTTCGACCCCGACGACATCATCACCAACATCGAGATGATCGACGAGGGCTGGTGGCGcggcgtgtgtgggggggcctACGGCCTCTTCCCCGCCAACTACGTGGAGGTCCGCCCCTga